The stretch of DNA TTTAACCGTAAATCCTTCACCACCGGGCATACCGGGTTTGGCGTGCCCTTCGCTACCTGGCCGGATCGGGTGGACGTTCCCCGCAATGCTGCACGCTCGCTACGCTATATGGATGAATACCAGCTGGTAACCCAGGGTGAGGTTTTTTATGTGACCGAGCTGCTCACCAAAATCGAAGGCATTGAGCGCGGCCCAGCCGGGAACACCAGCCTGACGGCAGCGATCACCCTGGCCCGGCAAATGGATCAGGACCAGGTGGTGGTTGTCCAGGAAACTGAATATACAGGCGCAGGCAAACATCACAACAGCCAGCTCAGCTTTGCCCGGGAAAATGGCATCGAAGTCCGGCGCGGCGACCCCGAAGAAAGCGTGCCCGGTCAATCGATTGTCATCCCTGAACGGCTGGAACAGGTGCGGGGCAAAGTGCAGGACATGGAGCGCCTGCGCAGTTCCTATCTGAAGAATGCAGCCAATCATCACCCTGTTGATCAGTGGGATGAGATTGATATTGGCTTTTTAGCAGCGGATCTGAAGGTGAATGAGGATTGGATCCGTCAACACATATCAACGTTGGGTGCTTGAACCAGCTGCACCCCAGGCACTTGAAATTTATTGAAGCTGGATTTTATGACCAGAGAAATGAGTAAAGGAAGTGAAAAAATGACAGATGATCGCATCGCCCGGTTTGAACAACGCCGGGAAAAATACAAAACAATGTCGGATGAAGCGTTAAAAGAACATTTTTGGGACCTTTGCAACCAGCTTGTCGCACCGATAGCCGAGCTGGCTCGTACACATACATCCCCCTCGATCGAGCGCGCTGTGTTGCTGCGTATGGGCATTGACAGCTTGAGCGCGCATGGGGTGGTGGATCGGGTGCTCCAGGCAGGACTGCTGGGCAAGGGCGCCGGGCACGTGCTTTTGCGTGTGGCAGAAAAGCAGGGTTGTGATATTCGAGAAGCTGCTGCCGCCATCCTGGAGGATAAGGATATCCTGAATAATTTGTTTGAGGAGGTGACACAATGAGCGCATTAAAACCGCTTAATCCCAATGAAAAGATGGATATTGAAGCCATCCTGACGGACCTGGAGAATTACCGTCCGCTGCGCAAAGGCTG from Brevefilum fermentans encodes:
- the oraS gene encoding D-ornithine 4,5-aminomutase subunit OraS; translation: MTDDRIARFEQRREKYKTMSDEALKEHFWDLCNQLVAPIAELARTHTSPSIERAVLLRMGIDSLSAHGVVDRVLQAGLLGKGAGHVLLRVAEKQGCDIREAAAAILEDKDILNNLFEEVTQ